The segment GTGCGGGCAGCGCGCAAACTCACCTGACCCACAGGACACGAACGGCGGGGACGATCCGATCGGATCGTCCCCGCCGTTGTCAGGTCAGTCTCGGGCGAGCATCAGTCCCTGCTGAGCGCGACCAAGGCAAGAAGCCGCAGGATCTCGAGGTACAGCCAGATCAGCGTGACCAACAGCCCGAATGACATCCGCCACGACTCACGCTCGGGCAGCCCCATCTTGATGCCCTGTTCGATCGCGGCGAAGTCCAGGTTGAGGGTGAATGCCGCCAGCAGCACTCCGAAGGCACACAGCAACAGGCCGAGGGTCCCGACTCCGTAGAAACCCCAGCCTCCACCGACTCCGA is part of the Candidatus Nanopelagicales bacterium genome and harbors:
- a CDS encoding Bax inhibitor-1/YccA family protein encodes the protein MGGISWWYDALVQQSNPQYTGLVSQAIIGTLVAFGVMLALYTGRIIKVNGTFMKVMMVALISYAVIALASFVAALFGVGGGWGFYGVGTLGLLLCAFGVLLAAFTLNLDFAAIEQGIKMGLPERESWRMSFGLLVTLIWLYLEILRLLALVALSRD